One Lutzomyia longipalpis isolate SR_M1_2022 chromosome 4, ASM2433408v1 DNA segment encodes these proteins:
- the LOC129795416 gene encoding H/ACA ribonucleoprotein complex subunit 1, translating to MSFRGRGGGRGFGGGRGGGGGFRGGRGGGGPRNFDQGPPEHVIPFGEFHYPCENDLVCKAQIENVPYFNAPIYLENKEQVGKVDEIFGNIRDYFITVKLSECMKADNFKRKQTLFIDPNKLLPLARFLPAPPGQKRGGGIGKPGGGRGGRGGRGGGGFGGRGGRGGGGGFGGRGGGGGGFGGRGGGGGFGGRGRGGFGGRGGGGGGRGGGKRW from the exons ATGAGTTTTCGTGGAAGAGGCGGTGGTAGAG GTTTTGGGGGTGGTCGTGGTGGCGGAGGAGGCTTCCGCGGAGGGCGCGGCGGAGGAGGGCCGAGGAATTTCGATCAAGGACCCCCTGAGCATGTAATTCCTTTTGGGGAATTCCACTATCCGTGCGAAAATGATCTCGTCTGCAAGGCACAAATTGAGAATGTTCCGTACTTCAATGCTCCCATTTATCTGGAGAATAAGGAGCAAGTGGGGAAGGTTGATGAGATCTTTGGTAATATTCGTGACTACTTTATCACAGTTAAGCTGTCAGAGTGCATGAAGGCGGATAACTTTAAGAGGAAACAGACGCTGTTCATTGACCCGAATAAGCTCCTGCCCCTGGCGAGATTTCTACCTGCTCCACCTGGTCAGAAGCGTGGTGGGGGTATTGGGAAACCCGGAGGAGGAAGAG gagGTCGTGGTGGCCGTGGGGGCGGAGGCTTTGGAGGAAGAGGAGGACGTGGCGGTGGTGGTGGCTTTGGGGGACGAGGAGGAGGTGGCGGCGGCTTTGGTGGCCGCGGTGGTGGTGGAGGCTTCGGTGGAAGAGGTCGTGGAGGCTTTGGTGGCCGCGGCGGAGGAGGTGGTGGACGAGGAGGCGGCAAAAGGTGGTAA